The genomic segment CCAGCATCCTCCATAAATAATTCACTTATTTCTTCCTTTTTAAGTTCAGTCTGATCTTTAATTATGCTACTGCTTATCTCTCTAATCTCTTCAAATCTTTCGCGATCATACTTATTTTCTGAATAAGTCAGTCCCGCTTGAGCAATTGCCTGTAGTCTTTTAGCATACTCTAACCATTTTGGTTCTTTTGACATTATATTTCCTCCAGTTTAAAATTATTGAATTCATTATTATAATTTATAGCCTACTTTATCCATTCAAGTCTCTATAGAACATATATTCAATATACTCTTAAACTTTACCTTCATAATTTGGACATCAACTATAACTCTATTAATTGGTATATTTATAATTAATAATGTAAATCCTAGATTATAAGTTTTGGAAGATACTTATTAAACTAGTCATTGCAATAACCAAGGAGGTAGAATGAAAATTGAAATTAAATCAACTAATAAATGATAAAATTGCTAGAGGAATAATAGCCGGTATAATTGCAGGAATAATAATGGAGATAATAAATTATCCTTTATATAAACTAGAACTTTTAACACTGCGACCAATAGATTTTTCTATAATGATAATTAAACATCATGGAGCTAAAACTATGCTTGATATAGTAACCGGATTTGTAAACCACCTCTTCTTTGCTTCAACATCAGGCATAATTCTATCCTATATTCTATCCTATTCTAATTATCGACTGCCGCTTTTAAAAGGAATGGGAATCGGACTAGGTACAAATATTATGCTATTAGTCATGGCTTCCTTCTTCAAAATCAAAGCTGTAACTAATCTTCCTACCCGTACTATTCTGGCTTTAAATATCAGTGCCGCTACAGCCTTTGGACTTACTGCCGGATATATATTGAATTATTTCCATAAACGATTTGATTTAGCATTAAAATAAGAATTATATTGATATATTGTTGCAGTTTAGAGTTGATATCTTGCAAACGCTCCGAAAATCAGCCCTAGTCAATCAGCAATAAACTAATCTTAGAGATACGATTTAAAGGATCTACTTTATATGTTAATTATTTTCTCTTATGGGGCTGCTTTAAGTTGCTTTTTGAAATATATCAACTAATTGTGCAAAAATTATCCGAGGGAAGCGTTTAAAACCAGATTAATGAAAATTCTGTGCTGTAATTGCAATGTAATACCGTAAATAGACAATATATGCTTATAGCAATTCCCATTAGTGATAATCACCAATTTATTCTATTATCAATAGTCAATATGTGTCCAGAGCGACTCTTAAAACAGCCCGGAGCCACGACGGCGAGAGGGCTGTTTTTGAGAGCGAATGAGGCAGGACGCCGAATGAGCGGCAAGCGGCGGATACATATTAACTATCCCTGCAATTTCATGAAAGAAACTATATTAGCTACAAGTGGAAAGTAACACAATATATCAATATAGTTGCAATGTATTAACTTTATTCATATTCTATACCTCCCACACTTATACCAAATTTTATATTCTTGAAGTGAACGTTAAAGATTTTCCAGTCAATAGTTAATTATTAACTGAGTTATATTAAATATGGGAGGTATTAGATTGACAAAACAGAAAAAAACAATGATAATTCTCACTATTGCTTTTTTAATGATCCAAACTTTAACATTAATAGATATGGCCAAAGACATAAAGCAGGATCATACTTTTGAATTATTTATTATTACTGCTTTTTTTATCAGCTATACCTTTATTGAACTGAAATATAATTTGCATTTAAGTAATTACATCAGAGGACTCATAATCCTAACCTTAATCAGCCATATGCAGTTTGGACAATATCTAAACTTCTATACTAAGTTTTTTTACTTTGATATTATATTACATATCTTTGGCACATACAGCTTCACGCTCTTTACCTATTCATTACTAAATAAAACAGTCTCCAAGCCTTCATTGGCAAAGAATCGAGAACTTATCTTGATTGTTCTACTCGGAATCAGCTTAGGGACACTTTTCGAAATTATTAAATTCTTAATTGATATAATCTTTACTCCAAAGATTCCAGCCCAAACCGGACTTATCGATACTAATTTGGATATGATTGCCAATATAGTTGGAGCTGTAATTGCCGCTGTTCATCTGGCTAACACAGACCTTATTCGGGAATCCCAAAAGCACAAGGAGTAATCTGGCACTTACCACAAACATCAAAGGAACCATCATACTCTTTGAGTTTTGCTTGGAATATTTCATTATTCTTTAATAAAACTTCATAACATAAATGTCTATCGAATCTCTCTTTCGTCAATGCTCCTTTCGGACAGCGATCAACACAGACACCACAACTACCATCGCGATAATATAGACAGGGAGTCTCCTTAAATTCAGCTGAAGGAGTTACATACTGATCCATTACTAAACTACCGTATCTTCCAGCACTTCCCTGCTCAGTAATCAACATCCGATTTAGACCAAAATCTCCTAAACCGCAGATTTTAGCTATACTCCGATGCGACCAGAAGCTAATTAATCTTTCTTCATCAAAATTATGAGTAGCACTCTGCCAGCCAACTTCTATGCTTTCTTTAGCCAATTTTTTCTGTAGTTTAAAACAGATTTTACTAATTAATTCATTAGTCTCATGATAAGCAATCCCCCACTTCAAGGCACATTCCTTTTGGTGCTGGTTTGCTTCTATTACTTCCCTGGCAAAGGGGATAAAAAAAGATATAACAGTCTCAGCTCCAGACAAAATATCACTAGGTAATTTATGTTCTGCAGCGATTACCTCCTCTAACTTCTTGAAATCATTATCATCAGCATCTGCAAACCCAACAAGCGGCTGGCGATACTCAGTCTTAGTATCACTATTACTTACTGTTTTCTTAATAACTTTTGTAATTAATTCTTTTATCATTACAGTCCCCCCCTAAAATTAACTTAATCCAATAAATCAGCAATAGTTAATTCTTTTAATTCTGATTTCATATTCTCCTTAATTAAATTATACACCTTTTCCACTTCACTATTGGCAAAAATATCCTCTATTCCTACTTGATGATTAAAAATCTGCACCTGAAGTATTCTCCAGATCGAAATATCATCTAGCGGCAGTGAATTTCCAATTCCCCCAGCAAAATGTCTTTTCTATTCTAGCCAGCATAAAGATAATAATTACCACCAGTGAAGCAAAACTAATAACTCCTAGCTGATTAATATCATGAACATATCTCTCTAAGACATTGATTAAAGTCTGGCCAGTACCTGTAGCTAAGTTATTAAGAATTACTTCCTGAAAAAAATTAATTATCCGTTCCATCTTACCAAATAAATCAGCAAACATGAAATCACTTCCCTAATCTATAACAATTTAATTTTATAAATCATTTTCTGCAGTCTCCCTAGCCATAATATCACATAACTCATTTTCAAAATGATCTGCATGAGCCTTAACCCATTCCAGTTCGATATACTTTCCTTTCGTTAATTCATCAAACTTCTTCCAGTAGTCAATATGCTTAACCTGCTCTCCATTTACCGTCTGCCAATCATTTAGTCGCCAGTTAATTATCCATTCAGCTAAGCCCTTCCTTACATATTGACTATCAGTAACTATCCTTATTCTTTCACGATTCTCTAATAGTTCTACTCCTTTAATAGCAGCCAATAACTCTATTAAGTTACTATTCTTAACATCTACTCTTTCTGTATAATATTCATATTCTCCAGCTTCATCTTTAATAATTACAGCATAGGCTCCATTATCCAACTCCTCTAAAAAACTACCATCAGTATATACCTTGGGTATTCTATTAGATTCATAATTCTCCCGCGTATAACTCTCTATTTCCGCTTCCCTCTTATCAACTACCATTAATCTTTCCTTATCATTGAACCCAGAAACATCTTTTTTAGTTCTCAGACAGAATTTAAGCTCAAATCCTACATAGTAGGTATCCATCCTTTTAGTATGGAGCATCTTTCTTAACTGATACTCCTTTTCCTTTAATAAACTACTTAGCTTATTATCCCCACAGAATCTTAATTCCTTACTTTCCGGATTAAACCAAAAGGAAGCACTCTTATCTTTTTGTGATACTTTAATTTTATAGTCATCTCCTAGTTGGGATATTATCTCCATTCCAAAGACAAGCATTTCCATCCTTTCCACCCCGTTTTAATTTCCTCTATCGCTCCAATATAATGCTTTTTCTACTCTTTCATTAATTGGAGGATGAGAAGCCTTAAATAAAAGCTCATACCAGTTATATTCCAGTTTGGCTAGACTATCATCTGCTAACTTAGCAAAGGCTGTAGCTAAATCATGTGGATTATCAATCAGTTCCAAGGCAAAATTATCAGCCTTTCTTTCAGTCTGACGGCTAAAGATTAACTCTAAAGGACTTATCAACCAATTCAAAATTCCCAACATTAAAAAGAAGAGCGGTAAACTTATAATACTATATGCTTCCATATAACCAAATAATCCAGTTAACGGCTGCCAGAATTTTGAAACTAAAAAGACAGTAATTAGCAGACTCAAAGCTTCTACAGCCAATAATTCAAACATATCTCCATTGGCATGATGTCCAACTTCATGGGCCAATACTGCTTCAATTTCATCATTTGTATATCTATCTTGCAGATTATCGCCTAAAATGATCTTTCTAGTCTTTCCCATGCCTATTACTGCCGCATTGGCTGAATTCATCTTTGAACTTAGGTTGAATTCATAGATATCGGCTACTTCAACGCCTGCTCGAGCAAAAAGCTCCATCAATCTCTCCCGTAGAGAAGACTCAGGATAAGGCGTTAACTCAAAAAAGAGCGGTAATAAAACAACAGGAAAAACAAAATTAATTACTAGAATAAAGAATATTCCTCCTATACTAAAAGGCAGCCACCATCTATCAGGATACCAGATAGTAATAGTCAAGAACACCCGACCTGCTATATATAAAAAGAAATTAGTTAAGATAAATACCTTTACTTTATCAATCAGCCATTCTTTTGGTGTCTGATTAGAAAGCTCATAGGTTCGATTCAACCTGTAGCTGAGCAGATAATCAAAAATCCAGTTATAGATTGAATACAGAAAAGTAATTCCTAACAGAAAGCCAATTAATTTCAGATCAAAATTACCAATCATATCAGCTATAAAGTGATAAAGCCTTACTTCCAGAGAAAGTCCAAAAAATATTCCCCAGAAAAGAACCCTCAAGACTATTTCATACTTATTATAACGATCTTTGATTCTATTATATTCTTTAGCCAATCTCCGCCGCTTGGGGTCATACAGTTCTTCCATTTTGATTATCCCTTCCTCTCTAAACTATTATTACTTCACTCCACGATAAAAATGACCTGTAGTATAACCTTTCTGATTCATTCTATTCTTTAAAGTAGGAGAATCAAAATCCCTATTATCAAATTTAGCTCGATAGGCCTGAAGAATCTCAATCGCCTCCTCTTTATCCTCTCTAACAAAGTCAAGACGATAGCTCTGGCAGCCTGATTGCATAATCTCCGATAGGTAATCAAGTACATAAAGCGGCTGACTGTTATAGATAGTAACAATACAATTATCAGGATCAGTTTCAATCGGTGCTGCCATTCCTTTCCGATCCAATAATCCATAATCTCCTTGCAGACACTCCTGATTACAGCAC from the Acetohalobium arabaticum DSM 5501 genome contains:
- a CDS encoding epoxyqueuosine reductase, whose translation is MIKELITKVIKKTVSNSDTKTEYRQPLVGFADADDNDFKKLEEVIAAEHKLPSDILSGAETVISFFIPFAREVIEANQHQKECALKWGIAYHETNELISKICFKLQKKLAKESIEVGWQSATHNFDEERLISFWSHRSIAKICGLGDFGLNRMLITEQGSAGRYGSLVMDQYVTPSAEFKETPCLYYRDGSCGVCVDRCPKGALTKERFDRHLCYEVLLKNNEIFQAKLKEYDGSFDVCGKCQITPCAFGIPE
- a CDS encoding ribonuclease H family protein, producing the protein MEMLVFGMEIISQLGDDYKIKVSQKDKSASFWFNPESKELRFCGDNKLSSLLKEKEYQLRKMLHTKRMDTYYVGFELKFCLRTKKDVSGFNDKERLMVVDKREAEIESYTRENYESNRIPKVYTDGSFLEELDNGAYAVIIKDEAGEYEYYTERVDVKNSNLIELLAAIKGVELLENRERIRIVTDSQYVRKGLAEWIINWRLNDWQTVNGEQVKHIDYWKKFDELTKGKYIELEWVKAHADHFENELCDIMARETAENDL
- a CDS encoding M48 family metalloprotease, coding for MEELYDPKRRRLAKEYNRIKDRYNKYEIVLRVLFWGIFFGLSLEVRLYHFIADMIGNFDLKLIGFLLGITFLYSIYNWIFDYLLSYRLNRTYELSNQTPKEWLIDKVKVFILTNFFLYIAGRVFLTITIWYPDRWWLPFSIGGIFFILVINFVFPVVLLPLFFELTPYPESSLRERLMELFARAGVEVADIYEFNLSSKMNSANAAVIGMGKTRKIILGDNLQDRYTNDEIEAVLAHEVGHHANGDMFELLAVEALSLLITVFLVSKFWQPLTGLFGYMEAYSIISLPLFFLMLGILNWLISPLELIFSRQTERKADNFALELIDNPHDLATAFAKLADDSLAKLEYNWYELLFKASHPPINERVEKALYWSDRGN